DNA from Brassica napus cultivar Da-Ae chromosome C4, Da-Ae, whole genome shotgun sequence:
actCATAACTCTGAAAATTCCCTACACTCCTCTTTTAAACTCTAGTTTGAAACCAGAATTGAAGAGCACACTCCATGCCTCTCCTCCTCCTTGTACTCAACAGATtgagcttgtttcttatctcctTATCAATGAGTTTCTTCAAAATGGAAATAGGCATCAGCTTCTCCCCATATCGAACATTATTCCTTACCCTCCATATAGCATAGACAGCAGCTTAAAAGGCGTATCTTATGCAGAAAATACTCTTCTTATCATAACCCCCACTCGAGATTATCCTCACCATTTCAGACCAACCATTTGTGAAAGCATTACCCAAAATACCTTTTACGAGATGTTCCCACAGCTGCGTAGCATAAGAACATTCGAAAAATAAGTGATTTAGAGTCTCCACATCAGTCTTGCACAACACATAGGTAGTATCTGTCCCCTGGCTCCACCTCGATACCCTGCCCATGGTGGATAATCTTCCCCTCATGGCTAACCATGTCATGAATGCATGCTTAGGTGTAGCCATTGAGAACCAAGTCCCTCGTGTCCATAGACATTGCACACTTGTCCCCCTTAACAACATCCAAGTTTCATTTGTTGAGAAAATCTCTCGATACCCCGACCTCCTCCTCCAGATACTGACATCCATCTTCTCACTCTGAATCTTACTTCTCACAGATTCAAGAGCCTCCTCTATCTCTCGCAAAACCTCTGATCTATGTTGTCTTCTCCGTCTTAAATTCAGCACCGCTTCCTCCAGAGTGGCTTCCTTTCTTATACCCAAAGCAATAAACCCTCTCTCGCCCGCAAGATCAAATATCACACCCTTTTCAGACCAGCAATAATACCAAAAAGAGATGCGTCTCCCACTGCCAATTTCTAATATGTAGAATGTCTTCGCTATCTCTCTAAGCTTCAACATCTTCCTCCACATCCATGAACCCACCTGAGAATTTACTTTCACTTCTTAAAAGCTTCTCTTCTTTAACAAATATTCTTTAATCCATTTTCCCCATAAAGAATCTCCTGCAAGCATCCACCATATAAGTTTCAATCCATACACCGTATTCACCTCTTTCAAAGCTCTAACTCCAAGACCTCCTTCATTTAAAGGTTTACATATCTCACTCCAAGCCACCTTAGCTCCTGAAGATTTTAAAGCTGGTCCAGACCATAGAAACGATGCACACAGTTGCTCCACCTCCTTTATACATTTACTAGGTAGTCTAAAGACAGAAGCCCAAAAATTAACAATACTGACCATCACTGATTTTAACAGCTGAAGCCTCCCCGCATAAGAAAGAAACCGAGACGTCCAAGAACATATTTTACTTCTGATTCTTTCTATCAACGGTAGATAATCATGCCTTCTCATTGATTGAGTTATAAGTGGCAACCCCAGATAACGAACCGGTAGAGAACCCTCTGCGAATGgaaaatttaccaaaattctCCTCTTTTCGTCCTCTTGAATACCAGCCATATAAACCGTCGACTTCTCAATACTGATACTCAGGCCCGACCATTTGGCAAAACCATCAAACACAGACAATGCTCCCTCAATAGACTCTTTCGTTCCTTCTACAAACACCATTAGATCGTCGGCAAAACATAGATGAGTAAGAGAAAGATTTTTACTCttaggatgaaactgaaacttCCTCTCATGCACTGCCTTATCAATCTTCTGTGATAACACATTCATACACAAAACGAAGAGATACAGAGAGAGTGAGCAACCCTGCCTCAAAACCCTCTTGCTTTGGAAATACCCTGCAAGCTCGCCATTCACCTGAACCGAGAACGAAGGAGTTGATATACACAGCTTTATCCAATGTATAAACCTTTCTGGGACCCCTATTGCTTCCAGACTATTGAGTACAAAACACCATTGCACAGAATCAAATGCTTTCGATATGTCTATCTTCATCACACATCTCGGCGAGACAGTCTCCTTTCGATATGCTCAGTAGCTAACATGACATTATCCATCAACAGTCTTCCTTTCACAAAAGCAGACTGACACTCTGAGATGACACGGGGAAGGATCAACTTGAGTCTGTTTGctaaattttttgaaacaacCTTATAGAGTACGTTACAGCAAGCTATAGGGCGGTAATCTCTCATCTCTAGCGAGTCTGTCTTCTTTGGAACAAGTGCCAGGATTGTGGAGTTTACTCCTTTGGGAAGAAACCCAAACCTGAAGACAGATTGAACAGCTATAGTAAAATCTTGAGCAACAATGGGCCAAGTTATTTTGAAAAACTCGCTTGGGAAGCCATCAGGGCCAAGCGACTTGTTAGATGGCATAGCAAAGACCACTTTACGTATCTCCTCAGCAGTCACATGTTCCTCCAACAAACTACAATCCTCTTCAGAACAACGAAACTTTAGCAGCTCTTCTAATTCTTCTGAAGTAGCACCAGTGTAATTATCAGGAAACTTATTGAGAAACTCTGAAAAGAACCGGACTGCTTCTTCTTTAATATCCTTCGGCTTAGTAACCGAACTCCCGTTAGAACATCTTATCTCTCGAATAGAGTTTTGCGCCTTACGAACTCTGATGGCATTATGAAACGTCTTATTATTATGATATCCCACGTCAAGCCAATGAAGTTTTGCCCTCTGCTTCAAAAAAATCCTCTTCTAGACTAGCTACATGAAGCCAACGCTCATAAGCCACTGCTTCCTCTTGTATGGAACTTGCACTCGGATCATCAAGAgtcttcttttgtttctcacAGAGGAACTCATGAGCTTCTTTTGCTTTCTTCGAGAGCTCTCCCAGCTTCTCTTTACCAAGCTGACGTATCAGAGGTTTTAGATTCTTTAATTTCTTCGAGAATCTAAACATAGCAGAGGTCGAGTGAAATAGTATAGGGGTTTGATCCCAATACTCCTTTACTAATGGAAGAAATCCTTCCAATCTCCCAATAACATTTACGTATTTGAATGGCTTCCTCAACTTCTCTTTTGGAGGAAATAGTTGAATTTTACATCGCAAGTGATCAGAACATCCCCCCGCTTCAAAAACTGAATAAGCATTTGAAAACCTCTGAATAACAACATCATTTATTAGCACCCTATCCAAATTCTTACATATGAATCCCTCTTCTCTCTTGTTACACCAAGCATAGAGCCCTGATAACCCATATCAGATAAGTTGCAATGCAGAGCCACATTTTGGAACTCTCTCATACCTCCTGATACCCTACCATTTTCCAGAAACCCTGAACTCTCCTCGCCATCCAAaatctcattaaaatctccTACAATCATCCAAGCTTTACGACGGAACATAGCAGAATCTTGATGGTGACAAAGATCTTCCCATAGTTCCTTCCTTTCCTCTGCCAAATTATTTGCATAAACTCCAGTATAAAAGAAATCATCCTTGCCTTGCAACCCCACAGAGCAAGTTATAAGCTGATCAGATTTATAAACTGGCGTCATACAAACATCATCTCTCCACACTAGCCATATTCTCCCTCCCACACTGTATTCATAGTTAGTCATATAAGACCAACCCGgaaaaactttcttcaaaatacTACCCGCTTTACTCTCCTTTACCCTCGTCTCCAGAATGCACCCAAAACACATGTTATTACGATGAACCCACTCTTCTATcacaaaatgttttaaatatttgttgaaACCACGAACATTCCAGAAGAAACTCCCCATATATTAGTGCTTTCGTCGAGGCCGAATGCTCTTCCCAGGATTTGCATCCGGAGCCTTAGCCTTTCGTCCTCTTCTCGACCCAACTTTTTTCTCCTCAAGAACTTGTTGATCAATGTCTTCTACCTGGTCACTCTCAAGTAACTCCATTTCCTCAGTTTCTAATTGATCATCATCCACTACAGTAAGTAACTTCTCATCTGCTAATAACTCTCCCTCATCTACATCTTCAAGACTAAGCACATAGAATTTTGATGCAGAGATCTCAACATCATCTACTTTCTGAGCTGATAGAACTAAAGATCTTCCTGTTTTGGCTGGCGAAACCTTAGGCCACCCACTTGTACCGACACCATTCTATAACTTTTTAGCACCTCCTTCACTCTCTACCACATCCATAACTTTATCACCACTTCCCTCCATTAAGACACCTTCCTTCTCATTCACTACACTCAGATAACTAGGACTTTCAACTTTCTCCCCATTAACCTTCGTAATAGGGGATCCAGTTTCATTTCTCTTCTTTCCCTTGCTCTTCATAGCACACACTGCTTCACTGTAACCCCATTTATCACATAACTTGCATCTAGCCGGTAGCCATGGGTAGTAGAACTTAACAGTGAACTGCTTTCCCTCCTTTGAAAATGTGATCTCCTTTGGCAAAGTTTTTGTGACATCAACTCTCACAAATATCTTCGCCTCATTTAGATTAGAACAAGCTATGGTTTCTGGGTGTGGCTTCACTGGAAAGCATACTGTACTGGTGATAAAACTCAATCCTTCCCACGAGTACATGTGGAGAGGTACTTTCTCCAAGTGAACCCACATAGGAATGGCTTCTTCCTTCTGTTCTTCCCCTTCAGATTCTGGCGACCATTTCAACACTAACATAGGAACCCCAATATTCCATATACCACGATGAAGAACCTTCTCCCTTGCCTTCTGACTTGAGACCTTAAACCTCATCGTCGTCGCATCGTCGTCGCATTAACTTCAAATACTCCACGAGCTGTTCCATGCGTGTTTTTGGGTTATCCTCACGGTCATAAAGGTTACAAGGTTTTAGATTTGGAAACTAATACTATTTCTATTTCTCGAAACGTTGTTTTCCATGAAAATAAGTTTCCTTTTGTTACAGACGCAAGTTCTTTATCTCGTGAGCAATCTTTCTTTGATCAAGATGTTCTTCCACTTCCTGTTCCAGACTCCTCTTTTCCTGCTTTCTTTGACTTAGGATCTGACGTCCATTCTTCGGTTTTTGTTGATAATACTGCTTCTTCTAATGATGGTGTTTCTTTGTCTAGTTCTCCTAATCAGTCTGTTCCTCTAGTACCATCAGAAACGTCTGTAAAAGATACAACTATTGGACCAAATATTTCTGAGACAAGGTCAAAACGAAAGACAAAGGCTCCATCATATCTTGACAAGTATCATTGTTACCTCTTGAATCATTCATCTGAACCTCCTCTTCACCCTAAACACACTACCTCTTATCCTATTTCTGCATTCTTGTCATATGATAAGTTTGATCCTGGTCACAAGAAATTCATACTTTCCATATCCTCTCACAAACTTCCCAAAACCTTTTCCGAGGCTGTTCAATCTGAGGATTTTAAAAGATCCATGACGTCTGAGATGTGTTCTCTTGAAGAAGCTGGGACTTGGTCTGTATGTCAACTTCCTCCTGATAAACATCCAGTTGGTTGTAAATGGATTCACACTTACAAATACAATCCAGATGGCACCATTGAGAGAAGTAAATCGCGTGTTGTAGCCAAAGGTTATACGCAGTTGGAGGGATTGGACTACTTGGACACATTTTCTCCGGTTGCGAAGATTGGTACTCTCCGTCTGTTGCTGAGTGTTGCTGCTGCCAAGAACTGGACCATCTCTCAACTTGATGTGAGTAACGCTTTCCTCAATGGAGATCTAGATGAAGAGATCTACATGCGTTTACCTGAAGGTTATGAGGTTATTACTGGCAAGAAAGTAGCTCTTAATTCTGTCTGCAAGCTCCACAAGTCCATTTATGGACTTAAACAGGCATCACGCCAGTGGAATCTGAAGCTTTCTCAAGTAATTCTTGGTGATGGGTTCTCACAAACTCACTCGGATCATTCATTATTCATCCGCCACATTGGGAATGTCTACTTGGCGGTccttgtatatgttgatgacatctTGATTGTTGGTAACAGTGAGAGTGCGATTACAGCTTTTAAGGATGTACTGAAGTCTGCCTTTAAGCTTCGTGATCTTGGCCCTGCAAAATACTTCCTTGGCTTTGAGATTGCGCATAATCACACTGGTATCTCCTTGAACCAGCGGAAGTACACTTTAGAACTTCTGGAGGAAGCTGGTTACTTGGGATGCAAACCATTGTCTGTTCCTATGGAGCCCAATCTCAAGATGTCTGCTTCTTCATGTACAGCACTTCCTGATGCATCAGTATATCGCCGGCTTGTTGGACGTATGCTTTATCTTACTCATACGCGTCCTGACATCACTTATGCGGTTCATAAGTTGAGTCAATACATGTCTGCACCTACTGATGTTCACCTCCAAGTGGCTCATAGAGTTCTTCGTTATCTGAAGAACGATCCCGGTCAAGGCTTATTTTATTCTGCTTCTGCCTCGTTGAAGTTGACTGCTTATTCTGATGCTGATTGGGCGGCTTGTCCTGATTCTAGACAATCGATCACAGGCTATTGCGTCTTCCTTGGAAACTCTCTGATCTCCTGGCGTTCCAAGAAACAGCCCACAGTCTCTCGCAGCAGCTCTGAAGTGGAATATCGTTCCATGGCTGACACCACTTGTGAGCTTATCTGGCTCACCACTATACTTCACGAGATGCATTGTGATGTCATTGCTCCTGCTACACTCTTTTGTGACAATCAGTCGGCTCTCTATATAGCTTCGAATCCGGTGTATCACGAGAGGACCAAGCACGTCGAGATCGACTGTCACGTAGTACTCGAGAGATTGCAAAGTGGGTTTATGAAGACTCTTCACGTCAAGTCTGAACTTCAACTGGCAGATATCTTCACAAAGGCTGTTCAGCCTGCTCTGTTTCGAAGTTTGGTCAGCAAGATTGACATCCACAGCCTGTGTCTTCCATCTTGAAGGGAGGGTATTAGAGTATAAAGTCGGTTAAGAGTCAATTAGATTGAACCGGTGGTTATGTGATATAAACCAGGTAGTATAAATACATGAAGATACATTGTATACGTTACAacataatatacatttttacaCTTTTGGATCGTAACAAACTCTGAATCATCTTCTTGAGCTCAAGCTCTAATATTCTTCAACGAGAAAAACATCGTCCCTAACATCGTCTCATTCAACCACGTGATCAAAGCCTTTTGTGAGCTAGGCCGTGTCGACGACGCCCTTCAACTGTACCGTCACGCTGTTCCGTTCGGTCCCGACAAAGAGACGTTTAGGCTTTTGACTCAAGCCTTGGCCGACGCGTATGGCTACCGGGAAGCTTCATCCGTGAGATTATGTATATGCTCAACTAATGAGTGGACGCCCATGCTCGTTGAGATTCGTGCGCGCTTGGATCAGATGGATGCTGAGGATGCTGATGATTACTTTCACAAGAATAGGCTGATATACGATGATGATTCCGATTCGCCGGGAGTTTTCGCATCGATTGCTACGATATTTGTGGAATATTGGCTCAAACATGGCAATGAAAAGAAAGCTATGGAGTGCTATAGCTCTATCCGTACTTGGGTAAGCGTAAGTGAACTAAAGGCTCATACCTTGTTCGAATACATGTTGAAGAAATCCAAACGTTTTGATTCAGACACCATTAACATAATGGTGGACTACTGGTTCGAGCTTGACGAGTTTAACAAGGCCATGGAGACATTCAACGAGTCACAACAACAGGGAAGAAAGAGAATGGTTGGGTGTTATATATAGTAACATGATCGCTAGGCTTTGCGAGCGTGGGATGATGTGGGAGGCTGAAGGTTTGTTTGAGGACATGTGTTCAGACAAAGACTTGTCTCCTCCTCCTGATGTGTCTACATTCAGATCCATGGTCAATGGATATGTTCGCTCGGGAAGAGTTGATGATGCCATCAAAATCTCGAACAAATTAGCAATTTTGAAACTGCGCAAGGTTTCCATTTACGAGGACTGATGTGTCTTTAATTCCCTATGAGTGACTTCTTGTCGCTTTTCTTATTACCTTGCTGGAGCTTTTAGCTGTCTATTGCTCTCATCATGCTTATTGTACCAATCTATatcaataataatttaattactttAGGTTCTATATCgacttatatattttcaaggAGCCGAAACATGTttgtttgataaattaattaatcttatatatatgtgAACCACTCgcttaaaaaaacaattttaagcaaatatttaattatataatattaagacTTAAGAGTACTCTTTACTGTTCCGAAAGTGAAGAACCAATATAGTAAATTCTTAATTACATAAAGTCTAAATATTGATTACATTTAAAGAAACATCACTGAAATAGTAAATTTATGTCTACGGAATGATATTTCAATGTTGAATGGTTAATGCTGAGCATTGGTCCTATTTTCTTCACAAAGTCCACCGTTCATCTTATCCTCTTCATTTGGTCGTTGATAGTTTTTGGTGTGATATTCCTCATCACAATTGCTGGAATTATGTCTTTCTTGCTGTTTCACAATAACGAATCCTAACGTTGGAGAACTAATATGAAACATGATCATATATGATGAACACTAACAGAGGATAAAAGTATTTGCCTAAACTCACAAGCTTTCAGAAAAAAACTAACTTGAGGCTAATACATCACAACATTTCACATgttcattaataaacatgatatGCAGCTGTagattaattattaaacaataatGGAAGGTATTGCTATAAACAATATGAAGTTGTATTAATAATACTCAAAAACCATTGGTTATAACTATACGCAGTtgtatcaaataaaaatatggagCCATGTATTAAAACCGTAGGTTAGAAATCAATACTAACATTTTAATGAATGAACTATActaaaacattttgttttttttttctcacataACGTTGATGACATgtgaaacaaatgatataaaatcaagcaaatacaaaatataacataCTGAGCATCAGCTTATAAACATCAACAAGATGATTgatcaaatgattttttttatttggaacaAAGCCAAATCAGTATTGTCAATTAAGCTCCTAATCTTATATTATGTATCCACTCTTACAAACCATGAATTGATAATAAACATCATTCGAAAAAGGATTagatataaactaaaaatatatatatatatatatatctattagcTTACAATCGCTAGAGCTTCGTGTTGATAATGTGTTTTAactaaagaagagaaaagaagagaagagaagaattTATATGTCTTATTTCATCAATAATAAACTCCTTATATGTAGATACAATATGAAAGTTTAACTTGAAAACCAAATCTCAAACTGGTAATCATTCAAGAAATAAGAGgaataagaagaaaatgaataatgaagaattaaacaaaatgaaatttGTTCCTTTCCTAATTTGATAAGAACTAAATGTAGTCTATTATTCCTTAAATATGAAAGAatgttaagaaatcataagtaataaatattttttataaatggtGTAAATTGAAAAGAATGATAAGCAATAGATTATTTTCACCCATTCCCTTGGTCACCGTTTAGATACCAAGTACAATTCAAATTTGATGAGCAAAACTTTCTATAAACGACATCAcaatatttataacaaaaaatacattttgatAGAAGTTGTAAGAttcgttttttgtttgtttcacatGTGAAAAAATAGGAATcttatgtttgtttattttttatttgtatagtAGGTGTTTGTCCGAAATCTCGCGGAGAATAGTATTATACTTATGTTTACAATGTTATAAttattgaataataaatataaatattaaaatttgaaattttagccacaaataatttgataatcaaaaatttcaacatatatttttagaagAATTGTGAAATTTAagtaattcaaaaacataaatctaagtcactaaaaatctttttttttcgtgcatgaaagaaatattataattaGTTCAGGTAAGCTTTTCCATTTTACTAAAtggaaaacaatttatatatcaCACATGCTAATTAATAGAGCCTTTTGATTCTCCCTATTTTGTTGGAATTTTACCTGTTTTACACTAAAGCCCACTTCATCGTTTCAGACCTCAATTCATTAGTTTTTCTGATTCTCTACCAAACCTATTACTATCCTCCATATGAATTTGATCACACATGCTGTGTTGAGTGCCTCGAtcgtttccttttttttttttttattaaagcaCTGGCGCTTACATGCATGCATGCTTACAGCACACATTGATCTTTTACTGTTTCTATTTTGCCGTAGATAAGAACATCTGATAATAATGGCCATGATGGAGCAATCGAACCTGAGGATTACTACGCTGACAATGGAGAGGCCCCCAGTCTGcgtatattttcttaattggACTTTGCAACCGAGGTGACCAATGCCTGTTCTCTCATACTCTTCAGTCAACAATACCAGCCTGCAGCAAATTCGCAGGTTTGTTTTGTTTACCGTCCTAGTCAGACAGGTTGTTATACCTCAACTAATGAGAGTCGGGTTTTGCAGCGACGGAGAATCTTGTATGTTTTCACATGTCAATGCGAAGACAGACCACACCATACTATTCTCCTTCCACATCGCCACTCCAACTTCTTCTGAGGGTTACATTCTCTCGTATTCGATGACTCTGACATGCATAGTATAGCCTCCTGGACAAAATAATCtccacttcatcttcttcagagACGCTTTTCTGTGGTGGTGATATTCGTCAATTGGGGACACAAGAATCTTCTGGGGTCTCAGTCATCCTTACGAAAAGCAGGAGAGGAGAATGAAGTGACATGCGTGCTGACATGCATAGTATAGCCTCCTGGACAAAATAATCtccacttcatcttcttcagagACGCTTTTCTGTGGTGGTGATATTCGTCAATTGGGGACACAAGAATCTTCTGGGGTCTCAGTCATCCTTACGAAAAGCAGGAGAGGAGAATGAAGTGACATGCGTGCTGTGGTTCTTAAACCCAGACAGCTACGGCGAAACTCCTGATAAACAGAAAgcagtcactacaagaaaacagcgtaattctgacggacattctgacggaaaatgagatcttcggaatattccgacgaatttccgaggaaattccgagaaaacccaaaatttgggttttctcggaatttcttcggaatataccgatgaaataccgaggaaatcatattcctcggaaaacaccgacgaatatccgaggatatattatagccgttaaagagccgttgggggattttaaaaattccgaggaaagagccgttgccgtcagtattccgtcggaatttcctcggtactgTCGGCAtcatttcatctataaatacccgcACCACCAActtcttcattcactccatttcttcatcctctcacatactatatttacacacgaatttgattgaaaaaaacatgtcttcttcaaattattatcgttcttggatcgatcgacctcatttggatccgaacacgagattgcttacggaagaataccaacgcggtataaccgaattcatggagTTAGTTCAACGACAATCGGAAGCAGAAacgggtatgttaagatgtccttgctctaattgtaaaaatagaaagattattaaagagtgggatgtttggactcatctatatttgaatgggtttacacgaagttacaaaatttggtatcatcatggagaaactgattatgaatatggtagtactagcgaacttCAGCCTGCTgttaggttagaagaaccaattagaaaggatgtagattatggtgtagatACTGAGCatatggtaaatgatcattttagaggggaagatttacccaatgcagaagctataagattttatgatatgttagatgctggaaagcaacccttgtacgaaggttgcagagatggtcattcagctttatcatctgcaacaagactgatgggcattaaaacagattataatttggctgaagactgtgtggatgcgattgatgattttgtaaaaggtattctacctgaggataatgtagcccctggttcatactacgaggttcagaaactggtagctggtcttggtttatcgtatcaggtaatagatgtatgcagcgataactggatgatttattggagggcggatgaacagcgggttacatgcaaattttgtggaaaggctTGTTATAAAGATAccagtggaagagttccagtgccatttaaaaggatgtggtatttgcctttgacggaaaggttgcagaggttgtatcagtctgaacgcacagcgcaaccaatgagatggcatgtgGAGTAttcaacaaatggtgagattagacatcctttagatgcaaaagcgtggaagcatttccaatcaaaatatcccgactttgcgtatgagagaagaaatgtctaccttggattatgtactgatggtttcagcccgtttggcaagagtggaagacaatattctctatggtcagtcattcttacaccatacaacaaCCCGCCAAAcgtgtgcttgcgacgagagtttttgtttctctccattctcgttcccggaccagagcatcctaagagatcacttgatgtgtttcttcagccactaatatatgagttgcaacaactatgggctcaaggtgctgaaacatacgatgtttcatgtaaagaaaactttcaaatgcgggcagtacttatgtggacaataattGATTTttcagcatatggtatgttatctggatggacaacgcatggaaggctatcatgtccatattgtcaagataacactgatgctttccaactaaaacacagaaggaaaacgtgttggtttgactatcacaggagattcctaccacctgatcatccatatcgtaggagtaggaatttgtttacgaagaacaagagggtgtttgacagtccaatCTGGAAATTTGTGGGGCAGATTTGtcgacacaactaagagattttggtgcagaaaggacccAAGACCTAGGTGGACATGTGCATtatccggtagatgctgttggagaactacataactggcacaaaaagagtattttctgggatctgccatactggaagTATCATCTGctgaggcataatttagatgtcatgcatattgagaagaacttttttgacaatctcatgaacaagATCCTTaacgttcaaggtaaaacaaaggataatttgaagtcaagactggatttagtcgatatatgtgctcgttctaAACTTCaagttgatgagaatggtagggctccttttcccatataccgacttgatgtagagggaaaagatgcgttctttgattggatttcaaacgatgtggaatttccagacggttacgcatctaatttgcgtaactgtgtcgacagaaaggaaggaaagtttatcgGCTTGAAGAatcacgattgccatgtaatgatgcagcgcctccttccgtttgccttcaaggaactattaccaaaGAATGTTCATggagcaattgcagggattagtgctttcttccgcgatttatgcacgagatcagtgactcttgaaggtattgaaaatttgaagactaacatagccgtgattcagtgcaaccttgagaagatatttcctccatcattttttgatgttatggag
Protein-coding regions in this window:
- the LOC106417580 gene encoding uncharacterized protein LOC106417580, whose translation is MTNYEYSVGGRIWLVWRDDVCMTPVYKSDQLITCSVGLQGKDDFFYTGVYANNLAEERKELWEDLCHHQDSAMFRRKAWMIVGDFNEILDGEESSGFLENGRVSGGMREFQNVALHCNLSDMGYQGSMLGVTREKRDSYRFSNAYSVFEAGGCSDHLRCKIQLFPPKEKLRKPFKYVNVIGRLEGFLPLVKEYWDQTPILFHSTSAMFRFSKKLKNLKPLIRQLGKEKLGELSKKAKEAHEFLCEKQKKTLDDPSASSIQEEAVAYERWLHTFHNAIRVRKAQNSIREIRCSNGSSVTKPKDIKEEAVRFFSEFLNKFPDNYTGATSEELEELLKFRCSEEDCSLLEEHVTAEEIRKVVFAMPSNKSLGPDGFPSEFFKITWPIVAQDFTIAVQSVFRFGFLPKGVNSTILALVPKKTDSLEMRDYRPIACCNVLYKVVSKNLANRLKLILPRVISECQSAFVKGRLLMDNVMLATEHIERRLSRRDSGSNRGPRKVYTLDKAVYINSFVLGSGEWRACRKIDKAVHERKFQFHPKSKNLSLTHLCFADDLMVFVEGTKESIEGALSVFDGFAKWSGLSISIEKSTVYMAGIQEDEKRRILVGSWMWRKMLKLREIAKTFYILEIGSGRRISFWYYCWSEKGVIFDLAGERGFIALGIRKEATLEEAVLNLRRRRQHRSEVLREIEEALESVRSKIQSEKMDVSIWRRRSGYREIFSTNETWMLLRGTSVQCLWTRGTWFSMATPKHAFMTWLAMRGRLSTMGRVSRWSQGTDTTYVLCKTDVETLNHLFFECSYATQLWEHLVKGILGNAFTNGWSEMVRIISSGGYDKKSIFCIRYAF